tgcttttaatttttaatgatgtaaaatattttacacaaccATTTAATCACAAGTGTTGTTTGGATGatcatttatataattaatataaaaatagttatttttattaatatgacaTTATATTAATGAAAtgtacaaataaaataattttacattaattatatattaaaattatatatatatatatatatatatatatatatatatatatatatatatatatatatataatgactcCATTAAATAATGTGTTTGtcttcatatttaaaaaaaattattttctgttaaataaaattatattattaaatataaatacaatgataaaacgttacgtattatataaatttaatttatttagaatgaaaaaaataacatctattcaaataataataataataataataataataataataataataataataataataataataataataataattgttattaTTTTGTGACACTAGTCTATTTATTAATTATCCAAAATCAAACCTAAtttctcaaatataaataaaaatattagtatttagTAGTTTTCTTAAAAGTTGATTGATGGATATAGACATCATTtaacattattatttatttttgttgttttataaTTTTAGTCTTACATACAATAATTGTTTCCattgaaattatttttaccataaatattataaaaattaattcttcaattaaatgacaaaaattgttaaataattgcttaataaaaaaaagaaatattgattttCTATCTCTACAGGGACGGATTTATGTTATAGGGTACGGGGGCAAGCGccccactacaatttgaaatttttttgagtaatatatgataataatatttatttgccccactaaattattaaatttgaccccacaataattttttactcaacttttggtacataataattaatttaagaattttatattagatgtctattagaataatcaattatcAATTTAAATGAGATTAgtgttttttcttaaaaatcaacttgaaagagtattatttatcttcttttaaaattagttttttttcatAGCAACTAcgttaattgaaagaactttctCAATTATGAATATCGGTAAGAGTTGATTCTAATTgtataaaaagtaaattttaaataattgtttagtgatatatatatatatatatatatatatatataaagaaagaaagaTGTTTTGATTGTATTGTTAAGAAAAagattacttaatttttttaaaataaaaatctaaaaaatagaattttaaattatatgttaacgtttaaattactattttagtattttaatttgtaaattagatATTTCAGagattaatcatattttacaataacaaaatataattataataatcatGCTATATGTTCGTAAAAAAGAACTACATGTATAgaatacatattgaaatacaaaatacacattgaaaataaattaaaaaatacatgtaTGTACACATATACATAATagttaatagataatttaatagctaatttttatatacacataataattttattataaaaattattattatattatatatattttgcccctaatgtcaaaattttctggatccgtcactgtcTATATATGAAGAAAATCTTGTGGTTGTTTGATCAACTATAATAGGTGTATaccaaaattagttattagtataaaatacatgttaaaatataaatatacattaaaaataaattaaaccacatatatatttatatacaaatatattggtggctgattttaatagctaattttagtgtacaaataacatttttattgtttgattgaaattttattttttttacatcatgattttattctattttatttatttatttttgtatttcttaCATAATTATAGtaaactttttatatattttttaactattttgctataatatttttatgtattatataaaaaaataataaaaatataatttgatacATACTAATTACTTGCAAGATGCtagtattaataataaatatatgttGCAATATTTCAAAAGattgaaaaaaaagttttaaattaatataatttttgacatattaattaaactattaaaaatttgattaatatACGTGTTCATACCAtgatttaaaacataaaattagGTCCAATAGCCCACAAAAAGATGACATATTTTTACTTGCAGGACTTCTTAAGAGGTGACGACGACGTGTGAACAGCCTGATCATTTGAATAAGCAACTGAATATTAAAATATCTTCTACTATCTTTCTATTCTATTTAAAAGGAAGATCTCaacaaatttttaagataaaaggaATACTACTCTCACCTCCTCACGAGAAACTCGAACGGCGACACCTCGACTCCAGCACAAGTGAGATGCCATCTTAGAAGAAATCTAAACCTCATGTTCAGACCACATCACCGTTTCAAATAACTTCAAAACAATACCTAAAATATCTAAATAGGTgcacatttaaattttttcatattatttttgtcTCCACTATTAAAATTTTCTGATCCCTAGTACCAAAATTTACTTCTAATgacctaaaaattaaaatacagaaGACCATTCTAGTTGATGTTGATGTACATATGAAACTCATTTGAGGGGCAATGTAAGTGCAGTCGCAGTAAGGAGATTAACGCTAACAGTGACAGATATCTTGGTTTctatatagataaaaaaaaagtcTTAACAAGGAGAGAGGGTGGCTTTCAAAGCATTTATTAGGATGACAATGTCTTTAACGACTTTGAGTATTCGATCATACATAGACATAACAAGAGACAAAACGCTTTTGGCAACCAAAAGAAGAGATAAAAGGATATTAAAAGAATCATGTTCTCTAGTCTTTATCAGTTCCAACGAAAATTTCTTAATTTGTTTTGTGTAGTTGAAAAGAATTCATGGCAGCATGCCGAAATGGAATGAAATCCTTCATAGTAGTAATTGTTTTTACTTCAATAAAGCCAAACAAATAGATACTAGGTACAGGTGCCTACTCTGGTAGATAACTCTTCAATGcaagagacaaaattaaaaaattgggaCTACTGGGTACAGATTACAGAGACAACACAACACAATCTCAATCCTGTTCTCACTCGCCCACTTAATTCATTGTTATTCATAGCTCACAACCACATTGTTACGAGTATTTAATATCTAAATACTGTGTGATTTTCTCATGGAAGAATTGAGCTTGAAATAATATCAAATATGTAACCTTTTGAAATATGATAGTTGAATGGTTCGGAAGGAGCGGCTGTGGTGGCCACAGCCATCAAACGGAACATAATGGAGCTGCAATTAGGAGACTTAAATGAGCCAAGTCATAATTATTGATGGGGCTTCTTCTGTAACACCAGAAACAACCTACATCTACATGGACCACATTCTATGTGAGAATTCCAGTACTAGTCCTACTTCCAATGCTGGACCATATATGGAATTCCAGCACTACTCCAACTATTAGTAATCTTCACTACGTGCCATGAAAATGAGACCATCATTCATTCATTGACGCAGCAATAGTTCGAGGGTTATTGATAGACCttcattactttcttttcttgtcAATGTAGTTGGGCATTTCTACTGTATAAATAATGTGGGATCGGTAAAGTGATAAATGGAGGAGTTAATCACTCTTAAATTAAGATAGTGGGACGCACATTTCATGGAAGTTACAAAATCAATGGTGACCATTACAAAAAAGTTACTCACGCTTGGTTGGTTCAGGTAATAATTCCACATTCTTCTTGAGCAACATTTCAGGTTAGAGTCTTATAAATGTCAAAAATGAATACAACTAAGGAAATTGAGTAGTAAACTGAGATTTGATATGCAATTCAGCAATTCTATTCTTCAAATCCCACATATTATACAGTTTGACTTTTTACTTCCTTTCATTGTGGTTGAGATGAAGGAAGGTAAAGGCAAAGTGTTCctttaattgattttattttttttttagaaaagaaaagacaagAAAAGAAGTATTTGTTAAGTCAATATTTTCTAAGCCAATCCATATATTCAAAGGGAGGAGGAGAGAATATTGATCTCATCTACAATCTTTCTATGTGCTCTGGAGCTGTATAGCAATTGCATCCCCAGCATCAATGAAACAAATCATATACAGAATAAACAGAAGCAAAATTATGTGCATAGCAAGTATCTAAAACTAAACTCATATGGCATAATTTGTACAAATTGTAAGAGGGGTTCGGTTTTTCTATTCTCAAGGAACTTAATGGCTTCTTTCCCTATTTCGCTTGGTAATTGGAGGCATATCCAATCCAGCAAAGATTCCAAGTCTTTTGCAAAGTCCAGTAAGTACCAATCTAGCAGCTTTGGGATAGCAAACTTTGAAGTTGAAATTCCAACTGCAGCCTGCAAGTATTCTCTTTTCGCTGCTTCGAGTTGGTTCTCGACCTGTGATGCTGTGTAAACTCTGACCTGCATTTGCCACAGTTCATGAATCAGCAATGAAACAATGCagataataaaattttagaaGTTTACTTTGTGTAATGAATAAAACTTACAGCAGGAGAGGACCAAGTTCCACATGAGAGAGCAAATGTCACCAAGGGTTCTGATAATTCCAATCCATATATGCTTCTTACTGTCATTTCATGATTCTTCGCTCCCTTTGATGTCTGTTTAGAATTCAGCTGTAAGAAGTCTTAGTAATTATCTATATATTCCAATCTAAGGAAAACTCAGACTTCATATGAACAAAGCTTACCAATTTCCAATGATAAGGAAGCCTTAGAATGCAATGCTCTATCGTTGTTGCGCTTAGCAAGTGTCCACCCACATTTATTGTTGTCTGAATAATGAAGAAAACAGAATAAATTCTTAAGCATGTCAATGCTATAACTGCAAGAACATGCAACATATAAGAAGAAATACAAGTCCCGAGCAGTTCATACCTTGTGCATCAATGCAACAACTGTTTCGGGACTCTCCGGTAAGCCGTGCTCATTGAATGCCTGAATAAAAGCACAATTTTCAATTAGATATTACAAAGGTTCTAAAAGAGGttaaaaatgaaaaagtaaaacTAAACATTGTTCAAAAAGGTATAAATGACGTACATTCATCATACAAGAGTTATATATGTTGATCCAGAATGCAAGCTTCTCCTGATGATTGAGATTCTCTAAGTTGACAGAGGAAAGTTTCCTCAAAAGAAGCCTGCAAGTTTCAGGATATTAAAATACTGCAACATCTGATTGACACACACAACATGAATAGTTGAAAAGAAGGTAAATAGTAAGTATCACATACTTCAATCGATGCTGCAGAAACAAAGAATTAGCAGTTCGTTTTGGACTGAAGGATTCAGCTTCAATTGCACGGAATTGCTTGTACGGACCAATATCCATCTCTCCAAATTCTAAACATGTACCATATGGATCCTGAAACCATGTTTCTTTAGTACAGTTTCGAGATTTCGGATCTCGCAACATGCCAGCTGTAGAATCCGGATACTTGACAGTACTCATTCTCAAAAGAATGCTTGATAAGCACTTGAGAATATTTTCAGAGATTATGTTTGGACTTTCTTCATGATCTGTTGGTTCTGCCATTGGCTGGTCATTCACTCTTAGTTCTTGCTGCACAGTCTGAAATTTCACATTAGTTGACTTGAAAAAATTCTTCTGAGTTATTTTGATCTACTAGGACACAACTGAATCTGGATTAGAGATGCCAGACCTGTCTCTTTGGACGATGCCATGGTTTGTTGTGGAGGGGAAGTGTATTAATAGGAGTTTTTGTTGTTTTAGTTTTAGAATTGAACtgcttggtgttcttgtgagaaTTACTACATGACTGGTTCTCTTTTCCTTGCCTATCCTCTGCAATGCAAAAATCCATGAGAATTAGGTTGCAACTTTTATCATAGAACACACTTAAGGAGCAATTGTAGGAATTACTCACCGGGAAGTGTAATTGTTGGGGAAGGAGACTTCAATTTAACTAAACGAGATGAATGATCCATTTTCATCTTGGAGGATGATGTATATACAGCTTCTTGATACAAGTCCTGCCTGAAATGCATCACCTGCTCTTCAAGCCTTGCAATTTCTTCCTCCAGCACCGCCACCTCCGCAAGAAGTCCCAGGGTCTAGATTGATTCAGCAGTGACGGTGAGTATAAGATTTCAAATTTGATTGAATTGCAAAGTAGATTACTTGGGAAATACTAACATTGGGAGGGAGATAGGGAGGAAGACGAGGGAGAGCACCCAAGGGTCTGTTGAAAGCTCTCTGCAATGCCCTGTGGATGTTCTCTTCGTCcctaagcttcttcttcaacctctccACCTGAAAATTCAAATTCGTGAACAAAGCTTCAATTTTAAAATCAGGAATCGGTGCAGTGTCATTGCATTACGTCTTGTTGCAAGGCCAATTTTCTCTCCTTGCTGCTTGCTCTGCCTTTTCCTTGTGCCAAACTTTCCCGCATCTCTGCCTTTTCATTCAAGAGGTTAGGACCAACCTATGCAACGCAATAACATATAGGTTTATCTTtttctcaatgaatttccctttCACTTTATAGGGTGAGGATGTGTGTTGTGTAATATATTTCGGAAAAGAATTTCGACTTTTGAGAATTTTCTTCTCATTGGAACTGAAGCCATCCACAGTTTGTGATGATAAGTCTGAGAAGTGTTACGTTCTCATAATGAAATAATGAATAATAGTAGTAatagtttaataataataataataataataaaactagtGTATGGAACTTTGTTCACTGTAGCAACCGTTTTTCAAAAATACTAGTACCACATACACATATACACTCTTCTGAGTTCTGACAATAAAGCAGAGTTTAGTTCAATTACTCTATGATGATGATCATCATCATGTGCTCCTGTCTGAGCTTTCTTAGGCTCTAATCTCATCCTCCTTCTCGTGTCCATTTCTTCTCTTCCCTTGATGTGGCACTAATTCTGCAGCTAAAACAAATTCAATTCGGTGAGAAGAATGATGAAATCAATCAAATTGAAAGTAATAGTAAGATCGAGATCGGACCTTGTTCACTTGTAATCTAAAAATCAAGGGAAGCAGAAGGTGAATGGAGGCATCGTCATGGGGGGAAAGAAACATGTCATAGAGTGGAGTTGACAGCTATATATGAGAGTTCCACCGCTGTGCCTTTAAACTTAGTTTAACCGCTTCCACTTTGGATGAAAACACAGCAATGTTAATTTATGTAGGAAAGAGAGAGGAGgctgagagggagagagaaagagagaaagagagtgtgGTTTCATGAGAAAAAGACTCGATCGATGCGCATACAGCTTGTATAGCAAAAGTGCTCCAGTGCCCCCAGCAACCAAAATTGCACAAATTTttcgtatttattttatttttttggattttactagaaactaactttttttttccaataaattaacagaaaaaaaaaattctaaaatggtTGACcttaatatttttcttataattattcaaataaaaagttttttttgtaataaaactGTTAGATCACATATTTAATTAGAATAACATTAGAGAATCAATACTATAACAGTAAATTCAACTTATATTATAATAGattgtaaataaatttaatataaaattcattaaaaataattttttattgttttttgaattttaaatattttttaattcagtTTTGGATAGTGTTGCCTATGATGTTAGTAGTGCAATAATGAACCCAAGAATTTCTCATTTAATTTTACATCAAGATTAACCAGTAATTTTTACCATATAGATTCTCATTTTAAAGGGATGTGTTGAGGTGGGAGGATCCAATCAAATGGGCTATGGCGCTAAGCAATCATGAAAGAACGTGCGCTTTACCATTGCAGTTTACTATAAACATTTTTTTACTTATTAAGTTAATCAGTAACCGCAACGCAACGCTCCTCCATCTtaatttgttctttgtttttgcaCTTTTCCTTTATAAGCTAATATCCAGTACGATTCGTTTGTTCCGCTTCTAATCTAATATTCTATTCTACTAATCAAACTTGGCTCTTTTTTACGGGTTTGGTGGTTTTTGCCGGTGGATGCAttcaactaaattaaattaaaaaagataaataaaattaaaggagGCAAAAAGCTGCACCAATCACATGCCCTGCCCACCTAAaccattttattttttctctcccGGATCAACTTAGTTACTTAGGAAATTATATGATGGAAATTTATTTTCAACGAAAAAAGTATTGGTAGAAATTTTGTGGAAGGGAGACGATGGTGGTGCAACATCGTAAAGTATGCATATTTTTTTAGACCCACGCGTCCGTTGCTATGCTTGCCAGCTGGCAACCTTAATGTATGTGTCTTGGGAGTTTGGATAGATCTTCATTTctcttctatttattattttattaaacaaaaatataGGTAGATAAATAATAGAGGATATATACTCGATTgtcataatatatattatataaatagctGTCATATATATGAGATAAATTGTTAATTTGATGTGCACCAAAGTACTGCACAAATCCATAGCCCAATTGCATaagatgcaaatgttttgttgcGTATAATTGATAAATTTAACTTGGATTGAGAAAGCCAGTTGAAATGGATGACATAAACACAAGGAATCGCAGCTGAAACGGCAAAGAGATTGCATGATATggatgggtagctaggtataagCATGACTACAAGCTAGCCAacaagatattttattttatattatttttcttttacattcTTATAACACACATAATTTAATCATTATTATAGAAAGGAGGATAGATCATAGATGGGATGCGACTCTCACTGGTCACTTCATActttattctataaaagaaaatgGTACATAAACATTTTTCTAAGCTAAATGCTAACGCTTGCGTTTCAAACATGAACGAAGAAAGAATAAGTAGGGGGATCCACACACACCCTTAATTGTGTCCCCATCCACAGCCACGTGACAGTGACTCCAAATCACAAGCTGTTGTTACCCGCATCTTCCCCTTTAAATTTTAAGCATAAGTAGGTTATTGACTAATTAATGATTATGATTACATGTAATTTTAATAAGTTTAGCCAATTTTTCAGAAGGAGAAAGACCTCTAAAGTACCCTTTTCTTCTAAGAATGCAATATTAACTTTTCTGTTGCCAACTTCCCTCGAATTTGATCCCATAAGGAAGCCAATTTTATTCGCTACCATAATCTCCAAGCTTTCAGTGTGTcggatttattaattatttaattttagataagtAAGCATACTTACATATATGACTAATTGATCGAATCAAACCGGTTCGCTCACTGCTACCAAGTTTATTATTTCGTAGTTTAACAACGAACCACATCTGTATGATTTATATTTCGTGTATGGTTTTCGCAATAATTTAGGTGGTACGACGTGTGATTGTactattttgtattgattttacgTGATCCTATTAATCAGAGTTGCATATTGTTCTAGATGAAGCAGGAGTCCTAGCGCCATGCCTACGAAAACAATTCCGAAATTAAATAATGAACGTGTAGCGTAGTCCTCCTAGAACGGTGTCGGTGACCATCGATTGATACGttatcttaatatatatatatatatatatatatatatatatatatatatatatatatatatagagagagagaaacgGTTAATAGTGAAATTCGTCTTGAAATATCACTCGATTTTTAAATTAACACTCAAATAATTTTTGTAGTCATATTAATtctaaaataagttaaattaatACTTTTATCAGTTAAATAATAATGTATCATGTTAAATGTCATATAACATAATGTGATAGGTTAATGTCACATGTCACGTTTTAAGTCAGTGGCACCTAACACGTCACGTGCCActtaacatataaaaaatttatttataatcaaCATAATTCCTAAAAATACACGTAActacgtaagtcattttcattcctaaaattttaaaaattaatcaaattaatacttatataaatattttttattttttcataatattaaatttaaatattttttgatactactaattttaatattattttttaaaccttaataaataaaattctctttgtataacataataaaaataattaaattatcataaaattattttatcatttgtattttaaaattttatatttttaaaatgtaattttttgatagtaaaattttttatttaaacgtgTTTATCAAAtttattgattatatatttaaaaaatttaatattttgaatctcactaaataatataatagttattttaaaatttaaaattttaagattttttaaaattataatttttattattatttaatttatatggtaGAACTCAATAATTAGAAAATTGATTTGTGGgattatttgttgaattttaatattttaatataatttttttaaaaataactactatatttatttagtgaaatctaaaagattaaaatatgtaaaataattactATACTTATTTAATGATatccaaaatattaaaacttttagtatataattgataataatttgataaaattatttatattaaaaaaatttactacaAAAAAACTAGAACTCGAAaatgaaaaaactaaaaatacataTGAGAAAATAACTTTgtaacaatttaattatttttattatttgtttgaaatttttttattaaagtgtaaaaaataagattaaaatgaGTAGGattaagaaatattaaaaatttaatattatataaaaaagagaaatttacATGAAGactaatatgattaattttttaaatgttaggGATGAAAATAATTTACATGTGTATTTtaagggactaatttgattataaatatatttatgacATGTCAAATGACATGTGGCATACCAAGTGTCACTGATCTGAtatgtcaaccaatcatcttgtgacacgtgacATTAACCTACCACGTCATTATGTCACGTGATATTTAACGTGACACATCATCATCTATCTAACGAAAAAACCAATTTGACTTACGTTTTATCTTTCAAGAACTAATATTACTAAAAAAATCATTTGAGgaccaatttaaaaaatgagtaatCTTTTAGAGATGAATTTAACTATTAACCTTGATATGACCGTTATATGTTGGTTAAGAAAAactcaatatatatgttataGGTCGGCCATTAAAATCATAACAACAATCAAAACGTTATGATCTCTATACGTTACCACTATAATTCGGTAACAGATAACCTTGGATCATG
This region of Arachis hypogaea cultivar Tifrunner chromosome 8, arahy.Tifrunner.gnm2.J5K5, whole genome shotgun sequence genomic DNA includes:
- the LOC112705819 gene encoding uncharacterized protein isoform X1, with protein sequence MDTRRRMRLEPKKAQTGAHDDDHHHRVGPNLLNEKAEMRESLAQGKGRASSKERKLALQQDVERLKKKLRDEENIHRALQRAFNRPLGALPRLPPYLPPNTLGLLAEVAVLEEEIARLEEQVMHFRQDLYQEAVYTSSSKMKMDHSSRLVKLKSPSPTITLPEDRQGKENQSCSNSHKNTKQFNSKTKTTKTPINTLPLHNKPWHRPKRQTVQQELRVNDQPMAEPTDHEESPNIISENILKCLSSILLRMSTVKYPDSTAGMLRDPKSRNCTKETWFQDPYGTCLEFGEMDIGPYKQFRAIEAESFSPKRTANSLFLQHRLKLLLRKLSSVNLENLNHQEKLAFWINIYNSCMMNAFNEHGLPESPETVVALMHKTTINVGGHLLSATTIEHCILRLPYHWKLLNSKQTSKGAKNHEMTVRSIYGLELSEPLVTFALSCGTWSSPAVRVYTASQVENQLEAAKREYLQAAVGISTSKFAIPKLLDWYLLDFAKDLESLLDWICLQLPSEIGKEAIKFLENRKTEPLLQFVQIMPYEFSFRYLLCT
- the LOC112705819 gene encoding uncharacterized protein isoform X4 codes for the protein MDTRRRMRLEPKKAQTGAHDDDHHHRVGPNLLNEKAEMRESLAQGKGRASSKERKLALQQDVERLKKKLRDEENIHRALQRAFNRPLGALPRLPPYLPPNTLGLLAEVAVLEEEIARLEEQVMHFRQDLYQEAVYTSSSKMKMDHSSRLVKLKSPSPTITLPEDRQGKENQSCSNSHKNTKQFNSKTKTTKTPINTLPLHNKPWHRPKRQQELRVNDQPMAEPTDHEESPNIISENILKCLSSILLRMSTVKYPDSTAGMLRDPKSRNCTKETWFQDPYGTCLEFGEMDIGPYKQFRAIEAESFSPKRTANSLFLQHRLKLLLRKLSSVNLENLNHQEKLAFWINIYNSCMMNAFNEHGLPESPETVVALMHKTTINVGGHLLSATTIEHCILRLPYHWKLTSKGAKNHEMTVRSIYGLELSEPLVTFALSCGTWSSPAVRVYTASQVENQLEAAKREYLQAAVGISTSKFAIPKLLDWYLLDFAKDLESLLDWICLQLPSEIGKEAIKFLENRKTEPLLQFVQIMPYEFSFRYLLCT
- the LOC112705819 gene encoding uncharacterized protein isoform X11; translated protein: MDTRRRMRLEPKKAQTGAHDDDHHHRVERLKKKLRDEENIHRALQRAFNRPLGALPRLPPYLPPNTLGLLAEVAVLEEEIARLEEQVMHFRQDLYQEAVYTSSSKMKMDHSSRLVKLKSPSPTITLPEDRQGKENQSCSNSHKNTKQFNSKTKTTKTPINTLPLHNKPWHRPKRQQELRVNDQPMAEPTDHEESPNIISENILKCLSSILLRMSTVKYPDSTAGMLRDPKSRNCTKETWFQDPYGTCLEFGEMDIGPYKQFRAIEAESFSPKRTANSLFLQHRLKLLLRKLSSVNLENLNHQEKLAFWINIYNSCMMNAFNEHGLPESPETVVALMHKTTINVGGHLLSATTIEHCILRLPYHWKLLNSKQTSKGAKNHEMTVRSIYGLELSEPLVTFALSCGTWSSPAVRVYTASQVENQLEAAKREYLQAAVGISTSKFAIPKLLDWYLLDFAKDLESLLDWICLQLPSEIGKEAIKFLENRKTEPLLQFVQIMPYEFSFRYLLCT
- the LOC112705819 gene encoding uncharacterized protein isoform X12; translation: MDTRRRMRLEPKKAQTGAHDDDHHHRVERLKKKLRDEENIHRALQRAFNRPLGALPRLPPYLPPNTLGLLAEVAVLEEEIARLEEQVMHFRQDLYQEAVYTSSSKMKMDHSSRLVKLKSPSPTITLPEDRQGKENQSCSNSHKNTKQFNSKTKTTKTPINTLPLHNKPWHRPKRQTVQQELRVNDQPMAEPTDHEESPNIISENILKCLSSILLRMSTVKYPDSTAGMLRDPKSRNCTKETWFQDPYGTCLEFGEMDIGPYKQFRAIEAESFSPKRTANSLFLQHRLKLLLRKLSSVNLENLNHQEKLAFWINIYNSCMMNAFNEHGLPESPETVVALMHKTTINVGGHLLSATTIEHCILRLPYHWKLTSKGAKNHEMTVRSIYGLELSEPLVTFALSCGTWSSPAVRVYTASQVENQLEAAKREYLQAAVGISTSKFAIPKLLDWYLLDFAKDLESLLDWICLQLPSEIGKEAIKFLENRKTEPLLQFVQIMPYEFSFRYLLCT
- the LOC112705819 gene encoding uncharacterized protein isoform X3, which encodes MDTRRRMRLEPKKAQTGAHDDDHHHRVGPNLLNEKAEMRESLAQGKGRASSKERKLALQQDVERLKKKLRDEENIHRALQRAFNRPLGALPRLPPYLPPNTLGLLAEVAVLEEEIARLEEQVMHFRQDLYQEAVYTSSSKMKMDHSSRLVKLKSPSPTITLPEDRQGKENQSCSNSHKNTKQFNSKTKTTKTPINTLPLHNKPWHRPKRQTVQQELRVNDQPMAEPTDHEESPNIISENILKCLSSILLRMSTVKYPDSTAGMLRDPKSRNCTKETWFQDPYGTCLEFGEMDIGPYKQFRAIEAESFSPKRTANSLFLQHRLKLLLRKLSSVNLENLNHQEKLAFWINIYNSCMMNAFNEHGLPESPETVVALMHKTTINVGGHLLSATTIEHCILRLPYHWKLTSKGAKNHEMTVRSIYGLELSEPLVTFALSCGTWSSPAVRVYTASQVENQLEAAKREYLQAAVGISTSKFAIPKLLDWYLLDFAKDLESLLDWICLQLPSEIGKEAIKFLENRKTEPLLQFVQIMPYEFSFRYLLCT
- the LOC112705819 gene encoding uncharacterized protein isoform X2, encoding MDTRRRMRLEPKKAQTGAHDDDHHHRVGPNLLNEKAEMRESLAQGKGRASSKERKLALQQDVERLKKKLRDEENIHRALQRAFNRPLGALPRLPPYLPPNTLGLLAEVAVLEEEIARLEEQVMHFRQDLYQEAVYTSSSKMKMDHSSRLVKLKSPSPTITLPEDRQGKENQSCSNSHKNTKQFNSKTKTTKTPINTLPLHNKPWHRPKRQQELRVNDQPMAEPTDHEESPNIISENILKCLSSILLRMSTVKYPDSTAGMLRDPKSRNCTKETWFQDPYGTCLEFGEMDIGPYKQFRAIEAESFSPKRTANSLFLQHRLKLLLRKLSSVNLENLNHQEKLAFWINIYNSCMMNAFNEHGLPESPETVVALMHKTTINVGGHLLSATTIEHCILRLPYHWKLLNSKQTSKGAKNHEMTVRSIYGLELSEPLVTFALSCGTWSSPAVRVYTASQVENQLEAAKREYLQAAVGISTSKFAIPKLLDWYLLDFAKDLESLLDWICLQLPSEIGKEAIKFLENRKTEPLLQFVQIMPYEFSFRYLLCT
- the LOC112705819 gene encoding uncharacterized protein isoform X10; this translates as MRESLAQGKGRASSKERKLALQQDVERLKKKLRDEENIHRALQRAFNRPLGALPRLPPYLPPNTLGLLAEVAVLEEEIARLEEQVMHFRQDLYQEAVYTSSSKMKMDHSSRLVKLKSPSPTITLPEDRQGKENQSCSNSHKNTKQFNSKTKTTKTPINTLPLHNKPWHRPKRQTVQQELRVNDQPMAEPTDHEESPNIISENILKCLSSILLRMSTVKYPDSTAGMLRDPKSRNCTKETWFQDPYGTCLEFGEMDIGPYKQFRAIEAESFSPKRTANSLFLQHRLKLLLRKLSSVNLENLNHQEKLAFWINIYNSCMMNAFNEHGLPESPETVVALMHKTTINVGGHLLSATTIEHCILRLPYHWKLLNSKQTSKGAKNHEMTVRSIYGLELSEPLVTFALSCGTWSSPAVRVYTASQVENQLEAAKREYLQAAVGISTSKFAIPKLLDWYLLDFAKDLESLLDWICLQLPSEIGKEAIKFLENRKTEPLLQFVQIMPYEFSFRYLLCT